Part of the Arthrobacter globiformis genome is shown below.
AACGAGGTCGTTAAGACGCTTGCCCAGGAGCGTGCGGGGCCGGTGCAGGCCGGGGGTGTCCACGAGGATCAGCTGGGCGTCTTGGCGGTGGACGATTCCGCGGATGGTGTGCCGCGTGGTCTGCGGCTTGGCGGACGTGATGGCCACCTTCTTGCCCACCAGGGCGTTGGTGAGGGTGGACTTGCCGGCGTTGGGCCGGCCCACCAGCACCGAGAATCCGGCATGGTACCCGCCGAACGGTTCGCCGCCGTCGGCCTTATTCTGCTTGCTCACGTGGAACTCCCTGTTGCATTGATTCGGCCTCGTCGAGAAGTTCTTCAAGGTCAGTGTGTTCTTTCGGCGCAGCGGCCGCAATTATGTGGCTGACACGGTTCCGGCGGCCCTCGAGCCGCTCGGCGCGCAGCGAAACGCCGTCGATATCCACGGCGCTGCCCACGATCGGGACCCGGCCGAGGGCCTTGGCCAGCAGGCCGCCCACGGTGTCCACCTCGTCGTCGTCCAGTTCGATGCCGAACAGCTCGCCAAGGTCGTCGATCCCCATCCGGGAGCTCACCCTGTACGTGCCGTCGCCGAGGTCGACGACGGCAGCGCTTTCCGAATCGTATTCATCCACGATTTCGCCGACGAGCTCTTCGATCAGGTCCTCCAGCGTCACCAGCCCGGCCGTCCCGCCGTACTCGTCGATGACGATGGCAACGTGCGTGGATTCCTTCTGGAGTTCCCGCAGGAGGTCGCTCACCGGCTTGGAATCCGGCACGTAGCGGACCTCGCGGGCCAGCAAGTCCACCACGGGCGGTTCGGCCTCCGGATCCATGCCGTGAATCGCGGCGGCCACATCCTTGAGGTAGATGATGCCCAGGATCTGGTCGGTGTTTTCGCCGATGACGGGGATCCTGGAATACCCCGACCGGAGGAACAGTGCCATCGCGCTGTGCAGGCTTGAACCGGCGTCGATGGTCAGGATGTCCGTCCGCG
Proteins encoded:
- a CDS encoding hemolysin family protein; amino-acid sequence: MTSLLLVCMALAFLGAAALLTAADAAFSFLPRHDAEQAVQGNRGPALRRILDQPMTHMRALRFWRIWFETASAVAVAVLLYSVLDNVWLAGLAATGIMAVLGFVLVGVSPRQLGRSHPAAVAQYSASLVRFLAWILGPIPAWLVRLGSAVAPGSPNGDDSYFSEEEFRELVDRATESDMIEDNEAELIQSVFEFGDTLVRAVMVPRTDILTIDAGSSLHSAMALFLRSGYSRIPVIGENTDQILGIIYLKDVAAAIHGMDPEAEPPVVDLLAREVRYVPDSKPVSDLLRELQKESTHVAIVIDEYGGTAGLVTLEDLIEELVGEIVDEYDSESAAVVDLGDGTYRVSSRMGIDDLGELFGIELDDDEVDTVGGLLAKALGRVPIVGSAVDIDGVSLRAERLEGRRNRVSHIIAAAAPKEHTDLEELLDEAESMQQGVPREQAE